A single genomic interval of Nonomuraea rubra harbors:
- a CDS encoding class I SAM-dependent methyltransferase: MADEYERSAEFVDLMLAPHWAGLGPPLAAALRGITDPIVDVGAGGGHGTRVIAKAAPGAEIVAVEPSMALRSILLARVGEAGELRERVTVLPEHLLAAALPSRLGAVVAMNVLGHFDPAGRQAAWKMLADRLVPGGRAVLNLQPPAEPAAVPESRFAEVRIGRRRYEGWGRAEPAGPDLITWHMTYRTYQDDRPAGELETRYDWWVLDERRLKEELGPHGLVHHRTGPAELGMYVIDRGGA, from the coding sequence GTGGCGGACGAATACGAGCGATCCGCGGAATTCGTCGACCTGATGCTCGCGCCGCACTGGGCAGGACTGGGCCCGCCGCTCGCGGCGGCCCTGCGCGGGATCACCGATCCGATCGTGGACGTGGGCGCCGGCGGAGGGCACGGCACCCGGGTGATCGCGAAGGCGGCGCCCGGAGCGGAGATCGTGGCCGTCGAGCCGTCGATGGCGCTGCGGTCCATCCTGCTGGCCAGGGTGGGCGAGGCCGGGGAGCTGCGCGAGCGGGTGACGGTGCTGCCCGAGCACCTCCTCGCGGCGGCGCTGCCGTCCCGGCTGGGCGCCGTCGTCGCGATGAACGTCCTCGGCCACTTCGACCCGGCCGGGCGGCAGGCGGCCTGGAAGATGCTCGCCGACCGGCTCGTTCCCGGCGGCCGGGCGGTGCTGAACCTGCAGCCGCCCGCCGAGCCGGCGGCGGTGCCGGAGTCCAGGTTCGCCGAGGTACGGATCGGGCGGCGCCGGTACGAGGGCTGGGGCCGGGCCGAGCCCGCCGGCCCTGACCTGATCACCTGGCACATGACCTACCGCACCTACCAGGACGACCGGCCGGCCGGCGAGCTGGAGACCCGCTACGACTGGTGGGTGCTGGACGAGCGGCGGCTCAAGGAGGAGCTCGGCCCGCACGGCCTGGTGCATCACCGCACCGGCCCGGCCGAGCTCGGCATGTACGTCATCGACAGAGGAGGCGCGTGA
- a CDS encoding NAD(P)/FAD-dependent oxidoreductase, whose amino-acid sequence MYEVVVVGGGPAGLSAALVLGRQRRRVLLVDAGRPRNAPAAEMHMFLGRDGGSPAKLLADGRAEVSAYPTAELRQGRVSSAEGESGRFRLSLEDGERVEASRLVLASGLTDEPAAIPGLAERWGTSVFHCPFCHGYETNGKVLAVIGNGFEAMLAAYVADRYSHDVVLCTNGPSALPEPVAAAVKARGVQVIETPLAGIEGEPDALTLSFADGTALAREAVYHRAPTRPNTDLAVQLGCTLLPDGCVEVDEYGRTSVPGVYAAGDAAHLKAVPDPVTLVGPSAADGVRAAVWLEQELFRAGLPVAPG is encoded by the coding sequence ATGTACGAGGTGGTCGTGGTCGGCGGCGGTCCCGCCGGGCTCAGCGCGGCCCTGGTGCTGGGACGGCAGCGCCGCCGGGTCCTGCTGGTGGACGCGGGCCGGCCACGCAACGCGCCGGCGGCGGAGATGCACATGTTCCTCGGCCGGGACGGCGGCTCCCCCGCGAAGCTGCTGGCCGACGGCCGCGCGGAGGTGAGCGCCTATCCGACGGCCGAGCTCAGGCAGGGGCGCGTCAGCTCGGCGGAGGGCGAGTCCGGCAGGTTCCGGCTGTCCCTGGAGGACGGCGAGCGGGTGGAGGCCTCCCGGCTGGTGCTGGCGAGCGGGCTGACCGACGAGCCCGCCGCGATCCCGGGGCTGGCCGAACGGTGGGGCACGAGCGTGTTCCACTGCCCCTTCTGCCACGGCTACGAGACGAACGGGAAGGTGCTCGCCGTCATCGGCAACGGCTTCGAGGCGATGCTGGCCGCCTACGTGGCCGACCGGTACAGCCACGACGTGGTGCTGTGCACGAACGGCCCGAGCGCCCTGCCCGAGCCGGTGGCAGCGGCTGTCAAGGCCCGCGGCGTCCAGGTGATCGAGACCCCGCTGGCGGGCATCGAGGGCGAGCCGGACGCGCTGACCCTGAGCTTCGCGGACGGGACGGCGCTGGCGCGCGAGGCGGTCTACCATCGCGCGCCCACCAGGCCCAACACCGACCTGGCGGTCCAGCTCGGCTGCACGCTGCTGCCCGACGGCTGCGTCGAGGTCGACGAGTACGGCAGGACCAGCGTGCCGGGCGTCTACGCGGCCGGGGACGCGGCCCACCTGAAGGCGGTGCCGGACCCGGTGACGCTGGTGGGGCCGAGCGCGGCCGACGGGGTGCGGGCGGCGGTCTGGCTGGAGCAGGAGCTGTTCCGTGCGGGCCTGCCGGTGGCGCCGGGCTGA